A single region of the Elizabethkingia sp. JS20170427COW genome encodes:
- a CDS encoding thiamine phosphate synthase — translation MIVVISPESEQINEHYLIEELFANGLDYFHIRKYHFSDDEMRQYIDLIPPQLRGQLVLHSHFHLAREFNINRFHINEKHRVSQQIIYFPEKFHYSTSVHKIQDYNHLSNFWEYAFFSPVFPSISKENYGVENAVLQDIKHKKDSSILLLGLGGIHHKNYQSLREQGADGGALLGSIWQTPQPLSNFLKCKKIDLLY, via the coding sequence ATGATCGTCGTTATTTCTCCCGAATCCGAACAAATAAATGAGCATTATTTGATAGAAGAACTCTTCGCCAATGGTTTAGACTATTTTCATATAAGAAAATATCACTTTTCCGATGATGAAATGAGGCAATACATAGACCTTATCCCTCCTCAATTAAGAGGGCAATTGGTTTTGCATTCTCATTTTCATCTTGCCAGAGAATTTAATATCAATCGTTTTCACATCAATGAAAAACATAGAGTGTCTCAACAAATTATTTATTTCCCAGAGAAATTCCACTACTCCACATCGGTACATAAAATTCAAGATTACAACCATCTTAGCAATTTTTGGGAATATGCTTTCTTTTCACCAGTATTTCCTAGTATTTCCAAAGAAAATTACGGTGTAGAGAATGCTGTTCTTCAGGATATAAAACATAAAAAAGACTCCTCTATTTTACTTTTAGGATTGGGAGGAATTCATCATAAAAATTATCAATCTTTACGAGAACAAGGAGCTGATGGAGGTGCCTTACTAGGTAGTATCTGGCAAACTCCACAGCCCTTAAGTAATTTTTTAAAATGCAAAAAGATAGACCTATTGTACTAA
- the thiC gene encoding phosphomethylpyrimidine synthase ThiC, protein MTQQEITSSPFPNSKKVYVKGEIYPIEVAMREISLSPTRLANGGTEENPPITIYDTSGPYTDENINIDIRKGLPRIREQWILDREDVTTLPNITSEYGRQRLADERLDELRFSYMHQPKVAKEGANVTQLHYAKKGIITPEMEYVAIRENQKIEQLKEATKGMDHQHSGNSFGANTPASKITPEFVRDEIAAGRAIIPNNINHPESEPMIIGRNFLVKINANIGNSAVTSSIEEEVEKAVWACRWGADTIMDLSTGKNIHETREWIIRNSPVPIGTVPIYQALEKVKGIAENLTWEIFRDTLIEQAEQGVSYFTIHAGVRLKYIHLTAKRVTGIVSRGGSIMAKWCLFHHQENFLYTHFEEICEIMKRYDIAFSLGDGLRPGSIADANDEAQFSELETLGELTKIAWKHDVQVMIEGPGHVPMHLIKENMEKQLTECDEAPFYTLGPLTTDIAPGYDHITSAIGAAMIGWYGCAMLCYVTPKEHLGLPNKKDVKDGVITYKLAAHAADLAKGHPGAQYRDNALSKARFEFRWEDQFNLSLDPDTAREFHDETLPAEGAKIAHFCSMCGPKFCSMKITQEIRETAEKGMFEKSQEFIESGKEIYL, encoded by the coding sequence ATGACACAACAAGAAATTACTTCTAGCCCTTTTCCAAACTCTAAAAAGGTATATGTTAAAGGAGAAATCTATCCTATAGAAGTAGCCATGAGAGAAATTTCCCTCAGCCCAACAAGACTTGCCAATGGAGGGACAGAAGAAAACCCTCCCATCACTATTTACGATACTTCAGGACCTTATACCGACGAAAACATCAATATCGATATCCGAAAAGGTCTCCCTAGGATTAGAGAACAGTGGATTTTAGATCGAGAAGATGTTACCACACTTCCTAATATCACTTCGGAATACGGCAGACAACGATTAGCAGACGAACGTCTTGATGAGCTTAGATTCAGCTATATGCATCAACCTAAAGTAGCCAAAGAAGGGGCTAACGTTACTCAGCTTCATTATGCAAAAAAGGGAATTATTACTCCCGAAATGGAATATGTAGCCATAAGAGAAAACCAAAAAATAGAACAACTAAAAGAAGCTACCAAAGGAATGGATCACCAACATTCTGGAAATAGCTTTGGTGCTAACACCCCTGCTTCTAAAATCACCCCAGAGTTTGTAAGAGATGAAATAGCTGCAGGTAGAGCCATCATCCCGAACAATATCAATCACCCGGAGAGCGAACCAATGATTATTGGTAGAAATTTCTTAGTAAAGATTAATGCCAATATAGGAAATAGTGCTGTAACTTCTAGTATCGAGGAGGAAGTGGAAAAAGCCGTATGGGCTTGCCGTTGGGGAGCTGATACCATTATGGATCTTTCTACTGGGAAAAATATCCACGAAACCAGAGAGTGGATTATTAGAAACTCTCCCGTTCCTATCGGTACAGTTCCTATTTACCAAGCCTTGGAAAAAGTAAAGGGAATTGCCGAAAACCTAACCTGGGAAATATTCAGAGACACTCTTATAGAACAAGCTGAACAAGGAGTCTCTTACTTTACTATCCATGCTGGGGTACGCTTAAAATATATTCACCTAACTGCGAAACGCGTTACAGGAATTGTATCGCGAGGAGGATCTATCATGGCGAAATGGTGCTTATTTCATCATCAAGAAAACTTTTTATACACACACTTCGAAGAGATTTGTGAGATTATGAAGCGTTATGATATTGCTTTTTCCCTAGGAGATGGCTTACGTCCAGGATCTATCGCTGATGCTAATGATGAAGCTCAGTTTTCAGAATTAGAAACTCTAGGAGAACTTACCAAAATAGCTTGGAAGCATGATGTACAGGTGATGATTGAAGGTCCAGGTCACGTTCCTATGCACCTCATCAAAGAAAATATGGAAAAACAACTTACCGAATGTGATGAAGCTCCCTTCTATACCCTAGGGCCTTTAACCACAGATATTGCCCCTGGTTACGACCATATTACTTCTGCTATTGGTGCCGCCATGATTGGCTGGTATGGCTGTGCAATGTTATGCTATGTAACCCCAAAAGAGCACCTAGGATTACCTAACAAAAAAGATGTAAAAGATGGAGTGATTACCTATAAACTTGCTGCCCACGCTGCCGACTTAGCCAAAGGACATCCCGGTGCCCAATATCGAGATAACGCACTGAGTAAGGCTAGATTCGAGTTCCGATGGGAAGATCAGTTCAACCTTTCTTTAGATCCCGATACTGCAAGAGAGTTTCATGATGAAACCTTACCTGCAGAGGGAGCAAAAATAGCTCACTTCTGCTCGATGTGTGGCCCTAAATTCTGCTCGATGAAAATCACTCAAGAAATACGGGAAACTGCAGAAAAGGGAATGTTCGAAAAATCTCAAGAATTTATTGAAAGCGGAAAAGAAATCTATTTATGA
- the thiS gene encoding sulfur carrier protein ThiS: protein MELIINHQKKTYTEPSLTLEALLLLEAPSGLKGVAVALNNHVVPKNLWASTLLQNSDNILIISATQGG, encoded by the coding sequence ATGGAACTCATCATCAACCATCAGAAAAAAACTTACACAGAGCCTTCTTTAACCTTAGAGGCTTTATTGCTATTGGAAGCCCCTTCAGGCTTAAAAGGAGTTGCTGTGGCTCTTAATAATCACGTAGTTCCCAAAAATCTTTGGGCCTCTACCCTTCTGCAAAATTCCGATAATATCCTTATTATCAGCGCTACCCAAGGAGGGTAA